A section of the Candidatus Omnitrophota bacterium genome encodes:
- a CDS encoding nucleotidyltransferase domain-containing protein encodes MEKKTFNLCLEVLRRFNNAGILKSVVVIGSWCIYFYRYYFKSKSYSTFIRTTDIDFLVPLPFKFNKELDLREFLEDLGFRQEFRGSKGYIKLVHPDLTIEFLVPERGRGSNMPYPLPELKVNAVRLRYLDFLLENTMLLSANGMEIRLPHPAAYALHKFIIFKRRRKIDKHDRDIEGALRVFYALIHNNDHNAIRSVFNKMHLKWQKTVLQNLESIEEFEIIDILQSEDRTGSKFK; translated from the coding sequence ATGGAAAAGAAGACGTTTAATTTATGTTTAGAAGTGTTAAGAAGATTCAATAACGCCGGAATATTGAAATCAGTTGTCGTGATTGGTAGCTGGTGTATTTATTTTTATAGATATTATTTTAAGTCGAAATCTTACTCTACTTTTATTAGAACTACGGATATTGATTTTTTAGTTCCTTTACCTTTTAAGTTCAATAAAGAATTAGATTTACGTGAATTCCTCGAAGATCTTGGATTTAGACAGGAATTTAGAGGCTCAAAGGGATATATTAAATTAGTGCACCCGGATTTAACTATTGAATTTCTCGTTCCGGAAAGAGGTCGCGGCAGTAATATGCCTTACCCTTTACCGGAATTGAAAGTTAATGCTGTGCGATTAAGATATCTAGATTTCCTTTTAGAAAATACGATGCTACTTAGTGCAAATGGAATGGAAATTCGCCTGCCTCATCCTGCGGCATACGCCTTGCATAAATTTATAATTTTTAAGCGTAGAAGAAAAATTGATAAGCATGATAGAGATATTGAAGGAGCGTTAAGGGTATTTTACGCATTGATACATAACAACGATCATAATGCTATAAGAAGCGTTTTCAACAAGATGCACCTTAAATGGCAAAAAACGGTTTTGCAGAATCTTGAATCTATTGAGGAATTTGAAATAATTGATATTTTGCAGAGCGAAGACCGTACTGGTTCTAAATTTAAATAA
- a CDS encoding isoprenylcysteine carboxylmethyltransferase family protein codes for MSFKNRFKRWFKLRFAIIYPFGIFVVLSSYPDDKSIMNGIWFILIGLFLRSWANGYAIKLEKLTTSGPYAFVRHPLYLGTILLVLGFIIMLKIYYLGTLFFLIIIGVYYRTIKKEEQMLEQKFKHRYIDYKNKIPAIVPAVSPYREGEKWSFSLKRLIKSQEYKLFLWMIILVIAFHLKEEFLVEHEKIDTKIIVLIVTAFFLGIIDFIGEIIRWKKNET; via the coding sequence ATGAGTTTTAAAAATAGGTTTAAACGCTGGTTTAAATTACGCTTTGCCATTATTTATCCTTTTGGTATCTTTGTAGTTCTCTCTAGCTATCCTGATGATAAGTCAATAATGAATGGGATTTGGTTTATTTTAATTGGTTTATTCCTGCGAAGTTGGGCGAATGGCTATGCAATAAAGTTAGAAAAACTCACTACTTCTGGTCCCTATGCTTTCGTAAGACACCCCCTTTATCTAGGTACGATTCTACTTGTTCTTGGTTTTATTATTATGCTGAAAATTTATTATCTAGGCACATTATTCTTCTTAATAATAATAGGAGTATACTACCGAACAATTAAAAAAGAGGAGCAGATGTTAGAACAAAAATTCAAACATCGATACATCGATTATAAAAATAAAATTCCAGCCATAGTGCCTGCGGTTTCTCCTTATCGTGAAGGCGAAAAATGGTCTTTTAGCTTGAAGCGTCTGATTAAAAGCCAAGAATATAAATTGTTTCTTTGGATGATCATTCTCGTAATTGCATTCCACTTAAAAGAGGAATTCTTAGTAGAACATGAAAAAATAGATACGAAAATAATTGTATTAATAGTTACTGCTTTTTTTCTGGGAATTATCGATTTTATAGGTGAAATAATAAGATGGAAAAAGAACGAGACTTAA
- a CDS encoding DnaJ domain-containing protein, translating to MEVKDYYAILGVDESASSEQIKSAYRSLALKYHPDRCPEEKKKECEEKFKEIAAAYYVLGDAKRKKEYDDYRKGAYEFRSGQGSGDFASQTGFDFEDLMKHFHDLGARGARQQGGFNRYFFFDDLTDIFEGMSSMQGDQAGGPYTVYNFTDTGGQQKYDTDTYADMKIPRNVALNGGEVKVKLSDARTISLKINPGTKNGQKLRLKGIGKMCPTCDHKGDLIVTIRYS from the coding sequence ATGGAAGTTAAGGACTACTACGCAATTTTGGGAGTAGATGAAAGCGCTTCAAGTGAGCAGATAAAATCCGCTTACAGGAGTTTAGCCTTGAAGTATCATCCAGATAGGTGCCCCGAAGAGAAAAAGAAGGAATGTGAAGAGAAATTCAAGGAGATCGCAGCTGCATATTACGTTTTGGGAGATGCCAAACGAAAAAAGGAATACGATGATTACCGAAAAGGCGCTTATGAATTTAGGAGCGGGCAGGGCTCGGGAGATTTTGCTTCGCAAACAGGGTTTGATTTTGAAGACTTAATGAAGCATTTTCATGATCTTGGAGCACGCGGGGCCCGTCAGCAAGGGGGATTTAACAGATATTTCTTTTTTGATGACTTAACCGATATTTTTGAAGGGATGAGCTCAATGCAAGGCGATCAAGCCGGTGGTCCTTATACAGTTTATAACTTTACGGATACAGGGGGTCAACAAAAATATGATACAGATACATATGCAGACATGAAGATTCCTCGAAATGTTGCTTTAAATGGCGGTGAAGTTAAAGTTAAGTTGAGCGATGCAAGAACAATTAGTCTAAAAATAAATCCCGGCACAAAGAATGGCCAGAAATTAAGGTTAAAAGGCATCGGTAAAATGTGCCCTACGTGTGACCATAAGGGAGATCTAATAGTTACTATACGTTATTCATGA
- a CDS encoding YtxH domain-containing protein produces MDKDIIGIAIGAFLGFLLGYFGKCSTGVCPLTSNKYISTIYGALLGFLIARSF; encoded by the coding sequence ATGGATAAAGATATCATAGGTATTGCAATAGGCGCATTTTTGGGTTTTTTGCTTGGCTATTTCGGCAAGTGTTCAACCGGTGTCTGTCCTTTGACGAGTAATAAATACATTAGTACTATTTATGGTGCATTATTAGGCTTTTTGATAGCTCGTTCCTTTTAG
- a CDS encoding desulfoferrodoxin FeS4 iron-binding domain-containing protein → MGVQKVDEKYRCNVCGNEVTVTKVGGGELVCCNQPMEKIEG, encoded by the coding sequence ATGGGAGTACAAAAAGTGGATGAAAAATATCGTTGTAATGTATGCGGGAATGAAGTGACTGTTACTAAAGTTGGTGGTGGAGAATTAGTTTGCTGTAATCAGCCTATGGAGAAAATAGAAGGATAG
- a CDS encoding MFS transporter, whose product MDTKAQNKALNFSIIDGALSAVMGSLAGGIFLMGFALKILKAKPEQIGFLAALPMLANLIQIFGSYLIEKTGKKKMLCFVCVVMSRLLWIAIIILPMAIFSSFSDWRVLVLVIVIAVSSLFGSLSGVAWLAWMSDLVPENIRGTYFGKRNMIASACGTVVILVAGKFLSLWETWFGDDNPYSYIIIFSLGLAVGLLSTWFLVRIPEVESTTQTPKSSTDLSLFLKPLKNHNFLALIIYVSCWIFGVQMAAPFYGVFMINTLKIDFSTITIFGTFAMLATLFMMKIWGPISDKLGNKPVIIVSGLILAAIPLLWIVALPKNYYMPIMIAHLLTGAFMAGVSLSQFNILIKLSPQEGRSVYLALFAAITGIIGGIAPIIGGWLSKIFENLHFTLFAYEISNLHLIFLISAALQAMTLFFILKVSEPAASTPMAVIMQLKNDLNPQTGIASTTDFFIIETKKTESLLKKLDQFTERIAEKSENEIEKVIEKGEKIVKKPLKKLKDFLKNDD is encoded by the coding sequence ATGGATACGAAAGCGCAAAATAAAGCCCTAAATTTTTCGATTATCGATGGTGCCCTATCCGCAGTTATGGGGTCATTGGCGGGTGGGATTTTCCTTATGGGTTTTGCCTTAAAGATATTAAAAGCAAAACCCGAGCAAATCGGATTTCTGGCCGCATTGCCCATGTTGGCAAATCTTATTCAAATTTTCGGATCGTATTTGATTGAAAAAACAGGCAAAAAAAAGATGCTTTGTTTTGTCTGCGTAGTTATGAGTCGTTTGCTATGGATTGCAATCATCATTCTTCCTATGGCAATTTTCTCATCCTTTTCCGATTGGCGTGTTTTAGTCTTGGTAATTGTCATTGCCGTATCAAGTCTTTTCGGCTCGCTATCTGGAGTAGCGTGGCTGGCTTGGATGAGCGATTTGGTCCCTGAAAATATCAGGGGAACATATTTTGGAAAACGCAATATGATTGCTTCGGCATGTGGGACTGTTGTTATTCTCGTAGCTGGAAAATTCTTATCTCTTTGGGAAACGTGGTTCGGCGATGACAATCCCTACAGCTATATTATCATATTTTCTTTAGGGTTAGCGGTAGGATTGCTCAGTACATGGTTCTTGGTTCGTATACCAGAAGTAGAAAGCACAACGCAGACCCCAAAAAGCTCAACAGATTTATCGCTATTCTTGAAACCGTTAAAAAATCATAATTTTCTCGCGCTTATTATTTATGTTTCATGTTGGATATTCGGAGTTCAGATGGCAGCGCCCTTTTATGGTGTATTCATGATTAACACTTTGAAAATTGATTTTTCAACCATTACGATTTTTGGAACATTTGCTATGTTAGCGACACTATTTATGATGAAGATATGGGGGCCAATTTCTGACAAATTAGGGAATAAACCAGTGATCATCGTTTCTGGCTTAATTTTAGCTGCAATACCATTATTATGGATAGTCGCACTTCCAAAGAATTATTATATGCCAATAATGATAGCGCATTTATTAACAGGCGCTTTTATGGCGGGAGTATCCCTTTCACAATTTAACATTCTAATTAAACTTTCTCCTCAAGAAGGCAGATCCGTGTATCTTGCCTTATTTGCGGCCATTACCGGTATAATCGGCGGGATCGCTCCAATTATCGGTGGATGGCTTTCCAAAATTTTTGAGAACCTTCATTTTACACTGTTTGCTTACGAAATTTCCAATCTGCATTTGATTTTTTTAATTTCTGCCGCTCTGCAAGCTATGACATTGTTTTTCATTCTAAAAGTTAGCGAGCCGGCAGCTTCGACGCCGATGGCTGTTATAATGCAGTTAAAGAACGATCTTAATCCACAAACAGGAATTGCCAGTACGACAGATTTTTTTATTATTGAGACGAAGAAAACCGAGAGCCTTCTTAAAAAGCTGGATCAATTTACAGAAAGAATTGCCGAGAAATCAGAAAATGAGATAGAGAAAGTTATTGAAAAAGGTGAGAAGATAGTAAAAAAACCTTTGAAAAAGTTAAAAGATTTCTTAAAAAACGATGATTAA
- a CDS encoding mechanosensitive ion channel, producing MSKFGGIFQDLVVKKLGQLYQFTTEFGPKVALAIIIFLIGWICAVLLKKIVSKLLKALGLDVVSEKIGLKHFLEKGGIQKKPSSLIGLLFYWIIIFSALVMAFNNLELNTASQLIQRALSYIPKFIVALILLVMGIFLSQFVGKLVEVTSHLASIHFYRFLGKAARYLAMALAIMICLEYLGVAKTFIAIIFGVVPLIVSLLFIIGGREIVSSILAGRLLMKEYKQGDTIEFDSISGQIKIIDFIVTKITAKEGEIIIPNSELANKIIKRVERTSK from the coding sequence ATGTCTAAGTTTGGCGGGATATTTCAAGATTTAGTTGTTAAAAAACTAGGGCAGTTGTACCAGTTTACTACGGAATTCGGTCCTAAAGTCGCACTTGCAATAATTATTTTTCTAATTGGCTGGATATGTGCGGTGCTCCTTAAGAAAATAGTTTCAAAGCTTCTTAAGGCGTTAGGTCTTGATGTGGTATCCGAGAAGATCGGTCTAAAACATTTCCTCGAAAAAGGCGGAATTCAAAAAAAGCCTTCATCTCTTATCGGTTTGCTATTTTATTGGATTATTATTTTTAGCGCATTAGTTATGGCGTTTAATAACCTGGAGCTAAATACCGCTTCGCAGCTCATACAACGGGCCCTTTCTTATATACCTAAGTTTATCGTAGCGTTAATTCTTCTTGTTATGGGTATATTCTTGAGTCAGTTTGTAGGCAAACTTGTAGAAGTAACTTCGCATTTAGCAAGCATACATTTTTACCGCTTTCTAGGTAAAGCAGCGCGTTATCTTGCTATGGCGCTAGCTATAATGATATGCTTGGAATATCTGGGCGTAGCAAAGACTTTCATTGCCATTATCTTCGGAGTAGTGCCGTTAATTGTTTCTTTACTTTTTATTATTGGAGGAAGAGAGATTGTTTCAAGTATTTTAGCCGGCAGGCTTCTTATGAAGGAATATAAACAAGGTGATACAATAGAATTTGATTCAATATCAGGTCAGATAAAAATTATTGATTTTATAGTCACAAAAATAACCGCTAAAGAAGGAGAAATAATTATTCCTAATTCAGAATTAGCCAATAAAATAATAAAGAGAGTTGAAAGAACGTCTAAGTGA
- a CDS encoding SAM-dependent methyltransferase: MNELKPNENVSSSFRDPSGFLFYRDGLIYRQINISYKRNYDRLMNSGLYKALTDVELLIPHEEVNVVSSAPDKAYKIIKPEPIPFISYPYEWCFSQLKDAALATLEIQKKSLNFGMSLKDCNAYNIQFRKGKLILIDTLSFEEYCEGQPWVAYRQFCQHFLAPLALMNYRDIRLNQLLRVYIDGIPLDLTSSLLQFRTRFVFSLLTHVHFHAKAQKHFADKTVNTTRGQVTRLSFMGLVDSLESAIRKLKWKAQGTEWSDYYEDTNYSPEGLQHKRQIISDFLDKVNPKIVWDLGTNVGMFSRIAADKRMEVISFDIDPLAVEKNYLQCIEKGETRILPLLFDLTNPSPGIGWDNKERMSLFERGPADTVFALALIHHLAISNNLPFNKIVDFLNKICSSLIIEFVPKEDSQTQRLLSTRKDIFTNYTQQFFECEFKEKFIIRDSVTIKNSKRILYLMKRIQA; encoded by the coding sequence ATGAATGAACTTAAGCCGAATGAAAATGTTTCAAGTTCCTTTCGTGATCCAAGTGGATTTCTTTTCTATCGGGACGGATTAATTTATCGACAGATAAATATTTCTTACAAAAGAAATTATGACCGCTTGATGAATTCCGGACTTTATAAGGCTCTGACAGATGTTGAGTTATTGATTCCTCATGAAGAAGTTAATGTTGTCAGCTCAGCGCCCGATAAGGCTTATAAAATAATTAAGCCTGAGCCAATACCATTTATATCATATCCATACGAGTGGTGTTTTTCTCAATTGAAAGACGCAGCTTTGGCCACACTTGAAATTCAAAAAAAATCGCTTAATTTTGGAATGTCCTTGAAAGATTGCAATGCCTACAATATACAATTCAGAAAAGGAAAACTAATACTTATCGATACGCTTTCTTTTGAAGAATACTGTGAGGGACAACCCTGGGTTGCATATAGACAATTTTGTCAACATTTTCTTGCGCCCTTGGCTTTAATGAACTATAGAGATATTCGACTAAATCAATTATTGCGAGTTTATATAGATGGTATTCCTTTGGATTTGACGAGTTCTCTTCTTCAATTTCGTACCCGTTTTGTATTTTCCTTGCTTACTCACGTTCATTTTCACGCTAAAGCCCAAAAGCATTTTGCTGATAAGACTGTGAATACAACAAGAGGTCAGGTAACACGTTTATCTTTTATGGGGCTTGTTGACAGTCTAGAGTCTGCTATTAGAAAATTGAAATGGAAAGCTCAGGGTACCGAATGGAGCGATTACTATGAAGATACTAATTATTCCCCAGAAGGGCTTCAGCACAAGAGGCAAATTATATCTGATTTTTTAGACAAGGTCAATCCAAAAATTGTCTGGGACCTTGGTACAAATGTTGGGATGTTTAGTCGTATTGCTGCGGATAAAAGGATGGAGGTGATCTCTTTTGATATTGATCCTCTTGCTGTTGAGAAAAATTATCTTCAATGTATTGAAAAGGGAGAAACCAGAATTCTTCCACTGTTATTCGACTTAACAAACCCAAGTCCCGGTATCGGCTGGGATAATAAAGAAAGAATGTCTTTGTTTGAGCGCGGCCCAGCAGATACGGTGTTTGCCTTAGCGCTGATTCATCATTTAGCAATTTCCAACAATTTACCGTTTAACAAGATTGTTGATTTCTTAAACAAAATTTGTAGTTCACTTATTATCGAATTTGTCCCTAAGGAGGATTCACAGACACAGCGACTTTTATCAACCAGGAAGGATATTTTTACCAATTATACTCAGCAATTTTTTGAATGTGAGTTTAAAGAAAAATTTATAATACGGGATTCTGTAACTATAAAAAATTCCAAAAGAATCTTATATCTAATGAAAAGGATCCAAGCATGA
- a CDS encoding class I SAM-dependent methyltransferase — protein sequence MKQWYEALYENYAHKYDKECFVQGTVGECDFIEQEISQDKSLKVIDIGCGTGRHAIELTKRGYNVIGIDLSEDQIKRAREKAKEVGVTIDFQIQDARNLPFDGEFDLAIMLCEGGFSLMETDEMNFEILKNATKALKNKGKLIFTTLNGLFPLFHSVNDFYKSAQKEGQSQCKDCSFDLMTFRDHNTAVFEDDSGNKRELKCNERYYVPSEITWLLKSLGFKKIDIFGAKLGAFSRNDKLTTEDFEILVVAEK from the coding sequence ATGAAACAATGGTACGAAGCATTATATGAAAACTACGCTCACAAATATGATAAAGAATGTTTTGTTCAGGGAACTGTGGGCGAATGTGATTTTATAGAACAGGAGATAAGCCAAGATAAATCCTTAAAGGTCATCGATATCGGTTGTGGTACCGGCCGTCACGCGATAGAGCTAACGAAAAGGGGATATAACGTGATCGGTATTGACCTTTCCGAGGATCAGATCAAAAGGGCAAGGGAGAAGGCCAAAGAGGTCGGGGTGACGATCGACTTCCAAATACAAGACGCGCGCAATCTTCCTTTTGACGGCGAATTTGATCTGGCAATTATGTTGTGCGAAGGCGGATTTTCTCTTATGGAAACGGACGAGATGAATTTTGAAATCCTCAAGAACGCCACAAAAGCGCTAAAAAATAAAGGCAAGCTCATTTTCACCACATTAAACGGATTGTTCCCGCTGTTTCATTCTGTTAATGACTTCTATAAGTCGGCGCAGAAAGAAGGCCAGTCCCAGTGTAAGGATTGCTCCTTTGATCTGATGACTTTCCGTGATCATAACACTGCTGTTTTTGAGGACGATTCCGGCAATAAAAGGGAGCTTAAGTGTAACGAGCGTTATTACGTCCCCAGCGAGATAACATGGCTTCTCAAAAGCCTTGGATTTAAGAAAATCGATATCTTTGGCGCGAAACTCGGGGCATTCTCGAGAAACGACAAACTGACCACGGAAGATTTTGAAATACTCGTTGTCGCGGAAAAATGA
- a CDS encoding hemerythrin domain-containing protein — protein MMPVGPLMIEHRLIERMIRVMQANLETVNKEGKVDPSFADTAVDFIRTYADRCHHGKEEDILFRDLAKKEISDEHQRIMQELIEEHRMGRNNVKKLVEAKEKYVQGNKDALKDIVSNMEILVKFYPKHIEKEDKRFFIPCMDYFTDAEKDAMLNEMYEFDRNMIHEKYNKVVEKHEKK, from the coding sequence ATGATGCCGGTTGGTCCTTTAATGATTGAACACAGGCTTATAGAGCGGATGATACGGGTAATGCAAGCTAACTTGGAGACTGTCAATAAAGAGGGGAAGGTCGACCCATCCTTTGCTGATACAGCGGTTGATTTTATACGGACATACGCTGACAGGTGTCATCATGGCAAAGAGGAAGACATATTATTTCGGGACCTCGCAAAGAAAGAGATATCCGATGAACACCAGAGGATTATGCAAGAGCTTATAGAAGAACACAGGATGGGCAGGAATAATGTAAAGAAGCTGGTTGAAGCGAAAGAAAAATATGTCCAGGGCAACAAAGACGCCTTAAAAGACATAGTTTCAAATATGGAAATACTGGTCAAATTTTACCCTAAGCACATAGAAAAAGAAGATAAGCGCTTTTTTATCCCATGCATGGATTATTTTACCGATGCCGAGAAAGATGCGATGCTCAACGAAATGTATGAGTTTGATCGGAACATGATTCATGAAAAATATAACAAAGTAGTGGAGAAGCACGAGAAAAAATAG
- a CDS encoding cupin domain-containing protein yields MQVLSLKEMVEYQGRSIVSKEIIKKESGIVTLFAFDEGQGLSEHTAPFDALVNVLDGQAEVKISGEPFIVKEGELIIMPANKPHSIQAIEKFKMLLVLIKK; encoded by the coding sequence ATGCAAGTATTATCACTTAAAGAAATGGTCGAATATCAGGGCAGATCTATCGTAAGCAAAGAAATAATTAAAAAAGAATCAGGGATAGTTACGTTGTTTGCCTTTGATGAGGGGCAGGGCTTAAGTGAACATACGGCTCCATTTGACGCTTTGGTCAATGTGCTTGACGGGCAAGCGGAAGTCAAGATATCCGGGGAGCCGTTTATCGTAAAAGAGGGAGAGCTGATAATTATGCCTGCCAACAAACCGCACTCTATACAAGCAATAGAAAAATTTAAGATGCTATTGGTTTTAATTAAGAAATAA
- a CDS encoding DsrE family protein: protein MRIGVIISSNDAETCWNAIRYANFALGQKDEVKVFFMGKGVEYQKISTEKFNTVEQAEKFMQSGGKIYACGSCIKSREQESSGMCPISTMKDMYDIVKESDKVVTF from the coding sequence ATGAGAATAGGAGTTATTATTTCAAGTAACGATGCCGAAACATGCTGGAACGCAATCCGCTACGCGAATTTTGCTCTAGGCCAGAAGGATGAGGTAAAAGTGTTTTTCATGGGCAAGGGAGTTGAATATCAAAAGATCAGCACGGAGAAGTTTAATACTGTTGAACAGGCGGAGAAATTTATGCAATCCGGTGGTAAGATCTACGCTTGTGGTAGTTGCATAAAGTCTAGGGAACAGGAGAGCTCTGGCATGTGTCCGATCTCGACAATGAAAGATATGTACGATATAGTTAAAGAATCGGACAAAGTAGTAACCTTTTAA
- a CDS encoding TSUP family transporter: MISILLYILIGLFAGAISGLIGIGGGIVIVPALIYLFRFSQHAAQGTTLAMLIPPIGILAALTYYKQGHVNLPVAGFICLGFVIGGFLGAKFAVGFSEPVLRKIFGACLLVIASYMIIK, from the coding sequence ATGATAAGCATTTTGCTATATATCTTAATCGGCCTATTCGCGGGAGCTATAAGCGGCTTAATCGGCATAGGAGGAGGGATTGTCATTGTTCCCGCGCTTATTTATCTTTTTAGGTTTTCTCAGCACGCGGCGCAGGGGACAACTTTAGCGATGTTGATTCCGCCTATTGGCATACTGGCAGCTTTAACTTATTATAAACAGGGACATGTCAACCTTCCGGTGGCAGGATTTATATGTTTGGGATTTGTTATCGGCGGATTCTTAGGCGCAAAATTCGCGGTGGGTTTTTCGGAACCGGTGTTAAGAAAAATATTCGGCGCATGTCTTTTGGTTATTGCGAGTTATATGATTATCAAATAA
- the crcB gene encoding fluoride efflux transporter CrcB, with protein MLRVLYIAIGGAVGAVMRYWLSGVTQRIFNGGFPWGTLSVNLVGSLIIGFLWGMFESVVVSQNVKIMIFIGLLGSFTTFSTFSLESFHLIRDGEYNLFLMNTLSSFLLGIVLVFAGYFISQYLFALIRR; from the coding sequence ATGTTGAGGGTTTTATACATCGCAATCGGTGGCGCAGTTGGAGCGGTAATGCGCTATTGGCTTTCAGGGGTAACCCAGCGCATATTCAATGGCGGATTCCCCTGGGGCACGTTGAGTGTTAACTTGGTTGGATCTTTGATTATAGGTTTTTTGTGGGGGATGTTTGAATCAGTCGTTGTTTCTCAGAATGTGAAGATAATGATATTTATCGGTCTTCTCGGCTCTTTTACGACATTCTCCACGTTTTCACTGGAGAGTTTCCATCTTATTCGCGATGGCGAATACAATCTTTTCCTGATGAATACACTATCAAGCTTTCTTCTGGGAATAGTTTTGGTATTTGCCGGATATTTTATCAGCCAGTATTTATTTGCTTTGATAAGGAGGTAA
- a CDS encoding DUF190 domain-containing protein, whose amino-acid sequence MKLPEEGTLLRIFFGESDKHNRKPLYEVIVTKARELGLAGATVFRGIMGFGADSRMHSAKILRLSGDLPVVVEIVDTEENIGKLLPFLDEAVQEGLITMEKVRVIKYRHK is encoded by the coding sequence ATGAAGCTCCCGGAAGAAGGAACGTTATTGCGTATATTTTTTGGAGAATCTGATAAGCATAATCGAAAACCGCTTTATGAAGTGATTGTGACAAAAGCCCGGGAGTTGGGCCTTGCCGGTGCCACTGTTTTCAGGGGGATTATGGGCTTTGGCGCGGATAGCCGTATGCACAGCGCCAAGATATTGAGATTATCGGGCGATCTTCCTGTTGTGGTTGAAATTGTCGACACGGAGGAAAACATCGGCAAACTCTTGCCTTTTCTTGATGAGGCTGTGCAGGAAGGTTTAATCACCATGGAAAAAGTGAGAGTCATAAAATACCGGCACAAGTAG
- the tsaA gene encoding tRNA (N6-threonylcarbamoyladenosine(37)-N6)-methyltransferase TrmO, which produces MKKSITIKPIGMINTPYKESKGIPIQGKFKRGVSGTARIFPEYKAGLKDIEGFSHVILIYHFNRSKEEKLTGKPFLEDTEHGIFAIRSPHRPNHIGFSIVKLESVKDCIITFSEVDILDGTPLLDIKPYVSHFDSRKNVKNGWLEKHFESGEIPKRVKLE; this is translated from the coding sequence ATGAAGAAATCTATTACAATTAAACCAATAGGGATGATCAATACGCCCTACAAAGAATCAAAGGGAATACCTATTCAGGGTAAGTTTAAAAGGGGAGTTTCCGGCACTGCCAGAATATTTCCTGAATATAAAGCGGGCTTAAAGGATATCGAAGGTTTTTCGCATGTTATCTTGATCTATCATTTTAACCGCTCGAAAGAGGAAAAGCTCACTGGCAAACCTTTTCTTGAGGATACAGAACACGGCATATTCGCGATACGCAGTCCGCACCGGCCGAACCATATCGGTTTTTCGATAGTTAAACTGGAAAGCGTCAAAGACTGCATCATTACTTTTTCGGAAGTCGATATTTTGGACGGCACACCTTTGTTGGATATCAAGCCTTATGTTTCACATTTTGACTCAAGAAAGAATGTGAAAAACGGCTGGCTCGAGAAACATTTTGAAAGCGGCGAGATCCCAAAGCGAGTAAAGTTGGAATAA